TGCGACCTGAGAGTAGCCACGGGTAACCACCGTCATCCTGTCTGTGTGCGTCGAGAAGAAAGTCAACACCGTGATGCGCCGCAGAGTGGCACCAATCTGGACCACCCGACAACTTGCCGACGCTAAAGTTGAAAACAAATCGGGCCGTCGAGACGACCATCTTGCTCCGTCCGTCGTACACATGTCCATCAACGTCACTCAGTTGTGAAATGTACCCACCATACCGATGGTCGATACAGGTCGGGTAGTAGAAATTCAGGAGGCTACGTACGTGCTGGTGGAGCCACTTTTCATCTCGGAAGAGACTAGTGTCTCTGGGCATGATACCACATCTCGGTGTTCGGAGTATAAACATTCGGATAGCGACGAATACAAACGCCGGCTTCGGATTGAAACGGAACTCAATAATCGCGCCAGCTGTGTTCAGGAGTCCAGCCCAGGAGGCGTTTAGCCTTCGAAAGATCGAACAGCGTATCATATTCCGTGAAATCTCCCCGGAGCTCTGCCTTGGGAAAGAATTCGGTGATGACATCGGTCGTTGGGACAGCGGCGGTCGTATCCCCTGCGACCGCCCAGAACGACTCGTGACCGTCGTAGTTTGCTTCAACGGCTTTCCGTGCGAGTGCAGCGGCGTCGGCCATATGGATGTACGAGAACATGACGTCACGTCCGCTCCAAGGGTTGTCGTCTTTGAGGGCAGCCATCGACCGATCGGCTTCAGCGAAATTCTCAATCACTTCTTGCTCGTCAGGAACCCACGGATATCGTAACGTCGAGATTGTCATGTTGGAATCAGGTCGCCGCCCGAAGCCGTCCGCTGTTGTCTCCATCGCGTGTTTCGCGATGCCGTAGACATCGTCAGGGGTCCGGGGGTGTGCTTCGTCAATGGGTAGGTAGTCCACCTGCGGTGGTCGGACCTGATGTTCAGCTCCCATGGCGTTGATGCTCGACGCGAGACAGCAGGATTCCAGACCGAGCGCCTCGCTCGCTTCGAGAAGGTGCATCGCAGACATAGTATTACTCTTGTATGTTCTGTATTCCTGATGGCTGTAGGGATTTGGAATCGTTCCCATGTGAATGACCGCATCGGGCTCGCTCATGGCTAGCGCACCGTACGTCTGCCCCGGATCTAAAAGGTCAGTCGTGATATACGTGTCCGATACCTCCTCACGCTGCTTTCCTCGGCTGATGTTCACCGTCTCGTAACCGTGCGTAGCGAGGTCTTCGAGGATCGCTCGACCGATTTTGC
Above is a genomic segment from Halococcus salifodinae DSM 8989 containing:
- a CDS encoding NAD-dependent epimerase/dehydratase family protein; this translates as MSLSTIAVTGGNGKIGRAILEDLATHGYETVNISRGKQREEVSDTYITTDLLDPGQTYGALAMSEPDAVIHMGTIPNPYSHQEYRTYKSNTMSAMHLLEASEALGLESCCLASSINAMGAEHQVRPPQVDYLPIDEAHPRTPDDVYGIAKHAMETTADGFGRRPDSNMTISTLRYPWVPDEQEVIENFAEADRSMAALKDDNPWSGRDVMFSYIHMADAAALARKAVEANYDGHESFWAVAGDTTAAVPTTDVITEFFPKAELRGDFTEYDTLFDLSKAKRLLGWTPEHSWRDY